The Saccharomonospora glauca K62 genome has a segment encoding these proteins:
- the uvrA gene encoding excinuclease ABC subunit UvrA, whose product MADRLVVRGAREHNLRGVDLDLPRDSLIVFTGLSGSGKSSLAFDTIFAEGQRRYVESLSAYARQFLGQMDKPDVEFIEGLSPAVSIDQKSTSRNPRSTVGTITEVYDYLRLLYARAGKPHCPQCGEPISKQTPQQIVDQVLDMEQGTRFQVVAPVVRGRKGEYVDLFANLQQQGFARVRVDGTVHPLSDPPKLKKQEKHDIGVVVDRLTVKPSAKQRLTDSIETALRLADGLVELEFVDLPEHDPHRTRGFSENLACPNGHPLTIEDLEPRSFSFNAPYGACPECTGIGVRKEVDPEMVVPDDELSLAEGAIAPWSGGQSAEYFQRLLESLATTMGFRMDTPWRKLPAKVQKAILHGVDEQVHVSYRNRYGRKRSYYANFEGVIPFLERRHEQTESEWARERYEGYMREVPCPACQGTRLKPEILAVTLEHEELGELSIAEVCALSVAEASKFLDGLRLGPREAMIAGAVLKEIQARLHFLLDVGLDYLSLDRAAATLSGGEAQRIRLATQIGSGLVGVLYVLDEPSIGLHQRDNHRLIETLTRLRDLGNTLIVVEHDEDTIRASDWVVDIGPGAGEHGGLIVHSGPYEKLVRNKKSLTGDYLSGRRSIDVPAVRRPRDPKRQLTVVGARENNLRNIDVSFPLGCLVSVTGVSGSGKSTLVNDILATVLANKLNNARQVPGRHRRVKGLDHVDKLVRVDQSPIGRTPRSNPATYTGVWDHIRKLFAATTEAKVRGYQPGRFSFNVKGGRCEACAGDGTIKIEMNFLPDVYVPCEVCKGARYNRETLEVHYKGKTVAEVLDMPIEEAAEFFEPIKAIHRHLQTLVDVGLGYVRLGQPAPTLSGGEAQRVKLASELQKRSTGKTVYILDEPTTGLHFEDIRKLLGVINGLVDKGNTVIVIEHNLDVIKTSDWIIDLGPEGGSGGGTIVAEGTPEEVAATEGSYTGKFLAPLLRN is encoded by the coding sequence GTGGCTGATCGCCTCGTAGTCCGTGGCGCCCGCGAACACAACCTACGCGGCGTCGACCTCGACCTTCCCAGAGACAGCCTGATCGTGTTCACGGGCCTTTCGGGGTCCGGTAAGTCCAGCCTCGCGTTCGACACCATCTTCGCGGAGGGGCAGCGGCGCTACGTGGAGTCGCTGTCCGCGTACGCGCGCCAGTTCCTGGGGCAGATGGACAAGCCCGACGTGGAGTTCATCGAGGGACTGTCGCCCGCCGTGTCGATCGACCAGAAATCCACGTCGCGCAACCCGCGTTCCACGGTCGGCACCATCACCGAGGTCTACGACTACCTCAGGCTGCTGTACGCCCGCGCGGGCAAACCCCACTGCCCGCAGTGCGGCGAACCGATCAGCAAACAGACCCCGCAGCAGATCGTCGACCAGGTCCTGGACATGGAGCAGGGCACCCGCTTCCAGGTCGTCGCTCCGGTGGTGCGCGGGCGTAAGGGCGAGTACGTGGACCTGTTCGCCAACCTGCAGCAGCAGGGCTTCGCGCGGGTCCGCGTGGACGGCACGGTCCACCCGTTGTCCGACCCGCCCAAGCTGAAGAAGCAGGAAAAGCACGACATCGGCGTGGTCGTCGACCGGCTCACCGTCAAGCCCAGCGCCAAACAGCGGCTCACGGACTCGATCGAGACCGCGTTGAGGCTCGCCGACGGCCTCGTCGAGCTGGAGTTCGTGGACCTCCCCGAGCACGACCCCCACCGCACGCGCGGTTTCTCCGAGAACCTCGCCTGCCCCAACGGCCACCCGCTCACGATCGAGGACCTCGAACCGAGGTCGTTCTCCTTCAACGCGCCCTACGGGGCCTGCCCCGAGTGCACCGGCATCGGGGTCCGCAAGGAGGTCGACCCCGAGATGGTGGTGCCCGACGACGAGCTCTCGCTCGCGGAAGGCGCCATCGCCCCGTGGTCGGGCGGGCAGAGCGCGGAGTACTTCCAGCGACTGCTGGAATCCCTGGCGACCACCATGGGCTTCCGGATGGACACCCCGTGGCGGAAGCTGCCCGCGAAGGTGCAGAAGGCGATCCTGCACGGCGTCGACGAACAGGTCCACGTCAGCTACCGCAACCGCTATGGCCGGAAGCGCTCCTACTACGCCAACTTCGAAGGCGTCATCCCCTTCCTGGAGCGCAGGCACGAGCAGACCGAGTCCGAGTGGGCGCGCGAACGCTACGAGGGCTACATGCGCGAGGTGCCGTGTCCGGCCTGTCAGGGCACCCGTCTCAAGCCCGAGATCCTCGCCGTCACGCTGGAACACGAGGAGCTCGGGGAGCTCTCCATCGCCGAGGTGTGCGCGCTGTCGGTGGCGGAGGCGTCGAAGTTCCTGGACGGGCTCCGGCTCGGCCCCCGCGAGGCCATGATCGCCGGCGCCGTGCTCAAGGAGATCCAGGCGCGCCTGCACTTCCTGCTCGACGTCGGCCTGGACTACCTCTCCCTCGACCGCGCGGCGGCCACGCTGTCCGGCGGGGAGGCACAGCGCATCCGCCTGGCCACGCAGATCGGGTCCGGGCTCGTGGGTGTGCTGTACGTGCTCGACGAGCCGTCCATCGGACTGCACCAGCGGGACAACCATCGCCTCATCGAGACACTCACGCGGCTTCGCGACCTCGGCAACACGCTGATCGTCGTCGAGCACGACGAGGACACGATCCGCGCGAGCGACTGGGTCGTCGACATCGGTCCCGGCGCGGGCGAGCACGGCGGTCTGATCGTGCACAGCGGCCCGTACGAGAAATTGGTGCGGAACAAAAAGTCGCTCACCGGTGACTACCTCTCGGGCCGCCGTTCGATCGACGTGCCCGCCGTACGCAGGCCGAGGGACCCCAAGCGCCAGCTGACGGTGGTGGGTGCCCGCGAGAACAACCTACGCAACATCGACGTGTCGTTCCCCCTCGGCTGCCTGGTGTCGGTCACCGGCGTGTCCGGGTCGGGGAAGTCGACGCTGGTCAACGACATCCTGGCCACGGTGCTGGCGAACAAGCTGAACAATGCCCGGCAGGTGCCCGGACGTCACCGGCGCGTCAAGGGACTCGACCACGTCGACAAGCTGGTCCGCGTCGACCAGTCACCCATCGGCCGGACCCCGAGGTCGAACCCGGCGACCTACACCGGCGTGTGGGACCACATCCGCAAGCTGTTCGCGGCCACCACCGAGGCGAAGGTTCGTGGCTACCAGCCGGGACGGTTCTCGTTCAACGTCAAGGGCGGCCGGTGCGAGGCGTGCGCGGGCGACGGCACCATCAAGATCGAGATGAACTTCCTGCCGGACGTCTACGTGCCGTGCGAGGTCTGCAAGGGCGCCCGCTACAACCGCGAGACGCTCGAAGTGCACTACAAGGGCAAGACGGTGGCCGAGGTCCTCGACATGCCCATCGAGGAGGCCGCCGAGTTCTTCGAGCCCATCAAGGCCATCCACCGGCACCTGCAGACGCTGGTCGACGTGGGGTTGGGCTACGTCCGGCTCGGCCAGCCCGCGCCCACGCTCTCCGGTGGTGAGGCCCAGCGGGTGAAGCTCGCCAGCGAGCTGCAGAAGCGTTCGACGGGCAAGACCGTCTACATCCTCGACGAGCCCACCACGGGCCTGCACTTCGAGGACATCCGTAAGTTGCTCGGCGTGATCAACGGGCTGGTCGACAAGGGCAACACGGTCATCGTGATCGAGCACAACCTCGACGTCATCAAGACGTCCGACTGGATCATCGACCTCGGCCCGGAGGGCGGCTCCGGCGGCGGCACGATCGTCGCCGAAGGCACGCCGGAGGAGGTCGCGGCCACGGAGGGCAGTTACACCGGGAAGTTCCTCGCGCCACTGCTGCGGAACTGA
- a CDS encoding acyltransferase family protein, with translation MSRYAVVRFNGGEHQQGLLGLLFLDPIMPPEPAPDALPAWHVPDLNDLLLHLFLLHEWNPDGWHRIDGSYWTMPVQVAAFAAAALLWRSGMHRRVGAPPVLWSAMAISAVARAVRDYVGVLPAATGMLRAYLFAAGVAIWLWQQRRLSSAQLGALLATALVIQCFHGPWYAVLGFALMLGAMCAAARGPDWGVGVLRSLRRPIFWLAGISYGLYLVHQQIGYVVARTLSEAGVSPWWLRLSVVAGVALVLGWLLTVLVERPAYRRLAPRRTAPAVVRPTPSVGSHGTRGTFVGGPP, from the coding sequence GTGTCGCGATACGCGGTCGTGCGATTCAACGGAGGCGAGCACCAGCAAGGACTGCTGGGGTTGCTGTTTCTCGACCCGATCATGCCGCCGGAGCCCGCGCCGGACGCCCTGCCCGCCTGGCACGTGCCGGATCTGAACGATCTCCTGCTGCACCTGTTCCTGCTGCACGAGTGGAACCCCGACGGCTGGCACCGGATCGACGGCTCCTACTGGACCATGCCGGTGCAGGTGGCCGCGTTCGCGGCGGCCGCGCTGCTGTGGCGCAGCGGAATGCACCGGCGAGTGGGGGCTCCCCCGGTGCTGTGGTCGGCGATGGCAATCTCCGCGGTGGCGCGCGCGGTGCGCGACTATGTCGGGGTGCTGCCCGCCGCCACCGGGATGCTCCGGGCGTACCTGTTCGCCGCGGGGGTGGCGATCTGGCTGTGGCAGCAGCGTCGACTCTCCTCGGCGCAGCTCGGCGCGTTGCTGGCGACCGCCCTGGTGATCCAGTGCTTCCACGGCCCGTGGTACGCCGTGCTCGGGTTCGCCCTCATGCTCGGGGCGATGTGCGCGGCGGCCCGAGGCCCCGACTGGGGCGTCGGCGTGCTGCGCTCGTTGCGTCGCCCCATCTTCTGGCTGGCCGGGATCAGCTACGGCCTGTACCTCGTCCACCAGCAGATCGGCTACGTCGTGGCCAGGACGCTGTCCGAAGCCGGGGTCTCGCCCTGGTGGTTACGCTTGTCGGTGGTGGCCGGGGTGGCCCTGGTACTGGGCTGGCTCTTGACCGTTCTCGTCGAGCGCCCGGCGTATCGCCGGCTCGCCCCGCGACGAACCGCGCCCGCTGTGGTGCGCCCCACCCCATCGGTCGGCTCACACGGCACTCGCGGCACTTTTGTCGGTGGCCCGCCCTAG
- a CDS encoding MBL fold metallo-hydrolase, whose protein sequence is MNVTEDYTGHVEPGGAAARRTLDALTITKVSVGPMDNNAYLLVCRATNEALVIDAANDYERLSDLIGHGPDRPALRTIVTTHQHADHWQALGALAGAYGADTVVHPADADPLPVPPDILVEHGDTIAVGEVTLEVIHLRGHTPGSIALLYRDPQGHPHLFTGDSLFPGGVGKTTSPENFTSLIDDVEQRIFDQLPDETWFYPGHGDDSTLGAERPKLPEWRARGW, encoded by the coding sequence GTGAACGTCACGGAGGACTACACCGGCCACGTCGAACCCGGTGGTGCCGCTGCCCGGCGCACGCTCGACGCGCTGACCATCACGAAGGTGTCGGTCGGCCCCATGGACAACAACGCCTACCTGTTGGTGTGCCGCGCCACCAACGAGGCCCTGGTCATCGACGCCGCGAACGACTACGAGCGCTTGTCCGACCTCATCGGACACGGCCCCGACCGTCCGGCCCTGCGCACGATCGTCACGACTCACCAGCACGCCGACCACTGGCAGGCGCTGGGTGCGCTGGCCGGTGCCTACGGCGCCGACACCGTGGTCCACCCCGCGGACGCCGATCCGCTGCCCGTCCCCCCGGACATCCTCGTCGAGCACGGTGACACGATCGCCGTCGGCGAGGTCACGTTGGAGGTCATCCACCTGCGGGGTCACACCCCCGGCTCGATCGCGCTGCTCTACCGCGACCCACAGGGGCACCCCCACCTCTTCACCGGTGACTCGCTCTTCCCCGGAGGCGTGGGCAAGACCACGTCGCCGGAGAACTTCACCTCGCTCATCGACGACGTGGAACAGCGGATCTTCGACCAGCTCCCCGACGAGACGTGGTTCTATCCCGGCCACGGCGACGACTCCACGCTCGGGGCGGAGCGGCCGAAGCTGCCCGAATGGCGTGCTCGCGGATGGTGA
- a CDS encoding NUDIX hydrolase: MIDSVSWVFVRDRRLLTVRTRGKEKFYLPGGKREAGESDVECLCREIREELGVELDPRSFSLFAVLDELADGYSDGRRVHMTAYTARYDGQLRPGREIAELAWLGAADGHRCPPAGRRVLGVLAERGEID; encoded by the coding sequence GTGATCGACAGCGTGTCGTGGGTGTTCGTTCGGGACCGGCGACTGCTGACCGTGCGGACTCGGGGCAAGGAGAAGTTCTACCTTCCCGGCGGCAAACGGGAGGCGGGCGAGAGCGACGTCGAGTGCCTGTGCCGGGAGATTCGCGAGGAGCTGGGGGTGGAGTTGGACCCGCGCAGCTTCAGTTTGTTCGCGGTGCTCGACGAACTCGCCGACGGCTACTCCGACGGACGCAGGGTGCACATGACCGCCTACACCGCCCGGTACGACGGCCAGTTGCGGCCGGGGCGCGAGATCGCCGAGCTGGCGTGGCTGGGAGCGGCCGACGGGCATCGCTGTCCTCCCGCCGGGCGGCGGGTCCTCGGTGTCCTCGCCGAACGCGGAGAGATCGACTGA
- a CDS encoding MerR family transcriptional regulator has translation MTTIALKNVLAKAGLKADPTEFLALVEDAARRLTPPSPNPSHYFSAEQRAALEDVGLDLSPTSDDEQDHRARMVAAHAVLADSSLTVSEAASLLGVDDSRIRHRLKEGRLTGWKAQGGWRLPAWQFTSSGVLPGLDVVLRAVPDDQPVLVVAAFMSTPQTDLVINGRPATPRQWLLAGGDPEFVAELAAELGTPV, from the coding sequence ATGACGACCATCGCCCTCAAAAACGTTCTCGCCAAGGCGGGTCTCAAGGCGGACCCCACCGAGTTTCTGGCGCTGGTCGAAGACGCGGCCAGGCGTTTGACTCCCCCGAGCCCGAACCCGTCGCACTACTTCTCGGCCGAGCAGCGGGCGGCCCTTGAGGATGTGGGGCTCGATCTGAGCCCGACGAGTGACGACGAGCAGGACCACCGGGCCCGGATGGTGGCCGCGCACGCGGTGTTGGCCGACTCCTCCCTCACCGTCAGCGAAGCGGCGTCGCTGCTCGGAGTCGACGACAGCCGTATCCGACACAGATTGAAGGAAGGCAGGCTCACCGGCTGGAAGGCACAGGGTGGGTGGCGGCTGCCCGCGTGGCAGTTCACGTCCAGCGGTGTGCTTCCCGGACTCGACGTCGTGCTGCGCGCCGTGCCCGACGACCAGCCCGTCCTGGTGGTCGCGGCGTTCATGAGCACACCCCAGACCGACCTGGTGATCAACGGTAGACCTGCCACCCCGAGACAATGGTTGCTCGCGGGCGGCGACCCCGAGTTCGTGGCCGAACTGGCCGCCGAGCTCGGCACCCCCGTCTGA
- a CDS encoding RES family NAD+ phosphorylase has translation MARLPRPPARAVLVNALRPTEDIVAVHPNTRLVRVFTAQGRHPQQWNTFRYTGPLPHGRFDPQQPRHGEMVTDPRNGVLYFGLSVRTSVAEVYQTTSTVDRKTRGPHLVIVRPARTLRLLDLCGLWPTRVGASQEISSGPKKITQAWARAIRSAYPDLDGVWYRSSMDGGEPAVCLWDPPAGGALPPVPDVLLPLDHPGLDVPLSRVCEELNYVLVN, from the coding sequence ATGGCACGACTGCCCCGGCCGCCGGCGCGGGCCGTACTGGTCAACGCGCTGCGCCCAACCGAAGACATCGTCGCCGTCCACCCCAACACCCGGCTCGTGCGAGTGTTCACCGCTCAGGGCAGGCATCCCCAGCAGTGGAACACCTTCCGCTACACCGGCCCGCTGCCGCACGGACGGTTCGACCCGCAGCAACCCCGGCACGGCGAGATGGTCACCGATCCCCGGAACGGGGTGTTGTACTTCGGGTTGTCGGTACGCACGAGCGTGGCCGAGGTGTACCAGACGACCTCGACGGTCGACCGCAAGACGCGAGGCCCGCACCTCGTGATCGTTCGCCCCGCCCGGACGTTGCGGCTGCTCGACCTGTGCGGCCTGTGGCCGACCAGGGTCGGTGCCTCCCAGGAGATCTCCAGCGGCCCGAAGAAGATCACGCAGGCCTGGGCACGGGCGATCCGCTCCGCCTATCCCGATCTCGACGGCGTCTGGTACCGCTCGTCGATGGACGGGGGCGAACCCGCGGTGTGTCTGTGGGACCCGCCGGCGGGCGGCGCGTTGCCGCCCGTGCCCGATGTCCTGCTCCCCCTCGACCACCCCGGACTGGACGTGCCGTTGTCCAGGGTGTGCGAGGAGCTCAACTACGTCCTGGTCAACTGA
- a CDS encoding S9 family peptidase, which translates to MRPTDLSLMAIPGRPALRGELLLTAVSRPDPETDLYRSSLVRLDSGETVPWTHGERDTSPTISPDGRWVAFLRATGTDAPQLHVMPTSGGESRRLTTLPLGAGAPVWAPDSRRIAFTARVPEPGRYGTAVDGGGEVLSPERERPRRITRFDYRLDDEGFTRDRPRRLFVVDIDAVDDSSEPAELTPLTDAATSVKDPGWTPDGTGVVVVAPRDWDARETLHQDLYVIPVAGGEPELLVRCPGGAAHPVVTDDGTVFFYGTEFDGLTPVARNTGLWVTSLDERTSPRRLTDAETVDCDPSVGPPAPRENDVLVAVRHRGAVELRGVPRDADGAVLDTLPLVTGERAAVRSFAVDGDRIAVVQAGPTDTGEVLLVEDGSVRTLTDFSASLREAGIRPVEEVTATAPDGYPVHGWVVVPEGEGPHPVLLVVHGGPFAQYDWGLFDEAQVYASAGYLVVLPNPRGSAGYGESHGRAVVGALGTVDADDVLALLDAALTRPDADADRVGVMGGSYGGFMTGWLAAHHGHRFRAAWSERAVNAWDSFTGSSDIGWYFSGAYVGDDPEEQRKRSPLTYADRITIPFAIAHSEHDWRCPIEQAQRMFVAVKKAGCETEMLLFPGEGHELTRSGRPRHRVQRFDAVLEWWQRHLPVS; encoded by the coding sequence ATGCGCCCCACAGATCTCAGCCTCATGGCCATTCCCGGTCGCCCGGCGTTGCGGGGCGAGCTGCTGCTGACCGCGGTGTCTCGCCCCGACCCGGAGACCGACCTCTACCGCAGTTCCCTCGTGCGACTCGACTCCGGCGAGACCGTGCCGTGGACCCATGGCGAGCGGGACACCTCCCCGACGATCTCTCCCGACGGTCGGTGGGTCGCATTCCTCCGGGCGACCGGCACGGACGCCCCGCAGTTGCACGTGATGCCGACCTCGGGTGGTGAGTCGCGTCGGCTCACCACCCTGCCGCTGGGCGCCGGGGCGCCGGTGTGGGCCCCGGACTCCCGGCGCATCGCGTTCACCGCGCGCGTCCCCGAACCCGGCCGGTACGGCACCGCCGTCGATGGGGGAGGAGAAGTCCTGAGCCCCGAGCGGGAACGGCCTCGGCGCATCACCCGCTTCGACTACCGCCTCGACGACGAGGGCTTCACCCGCGACCGGCCCCGCCGCCTCTTCGTCGTCGACATCGACGCGGTCGACGACTCCTCCGAGCCAGCGGAACTCACGCCGCTGACCGACGCCGCGACCTCGGTCAAGGACCCCGGCTGGACCCCGGACGGCACCGGGGTGGTGGTCGTCGCACCACGGGACTGGGACGCTCGGGAAACGCTGCACCAGGACCTCTACGTGATCCCCGTCGCCGGTGGGGAACCCGAGCTGCTCGTGCGGTGTCCGGGCGGTGCGGCCCACCCGGTGGTGACCGACGACGGCACGGTCTTCTTCTACGGAACCGAGTTCGACGGTCTCACCCCGGTGGCCCGCAACACCGGACTCTGGGTGACGTCGCTGGACGAGAGGACGTCGCCCCGCAGGCTGACCGACGCGGAGACGGTCGACTGCGACCCCTCGGTCGGCCCGCCCGCCCCCAGGGAGAACGACGTCCTGGTCGCCGTCCGCCACCGCGGGGCCGTGGAGCTTCGCGGCGTGCCGCGCGACGCGGACGGCGCCGTTCTCGACACCTTGCCACTCGTGACGGGGGAGCGGGCCGCCGTGCGGTCTTTCGCCGTCGACGGCGATCGGATCGCGGTCGTGCAGGCGGGTCCCACGGACACGGGTGAGGTCCTGCTCGTCGAGGACGGCTCCGTTCGGACCCTCACGGACTTCTCCGCCTCGCTGCGCGAGGCCGGGATCAGGCCCGTCGAGGAGGTGACGGCCACCGCGCCCGACGGCTATCCCGTCCACGGTTGGGTCGTCGTGCCCGAAGGGGAGGGGCCACACCCCGTGTTGCTGGTGGTGCACGGTGGTCCCTTCGCCCAGTACGACTGGGGTCTGTTCGACGAGGCGCAGGTCTACGCGTCCGCGGGCTATTTGGTGGTGCTGCCCAACCCGCGCGGTTCCGCCGGGTACGGCGAGTCGCACGGGCGTGCCGTCGTGGGAGCGCTCGGCACGGTGGACGCCGACGACGTCCTCGCCCTGCTCGACGCCGCGTTGACGAGGCCGGACGCCGACGCCGACCGAGTCGGCGTGATGGGGGGTTCTTACGGCGGCTTTATGACCGGCTGGCTCGCCGCGCACCACGGACATCGCTTCCGGGCGGCGTGGAGCGAGCGCGCCGTCAACGCGTGGGACTCGTTCACGGGCAGCTCGGACATCGGCTGGTACTTCAGCGGCGCCTACGTGGGCGACGATCCGGAGGAACAACGCAAGCGCAGTCCCCTCACCTACGCCGACCGCATCACCATCCCGTTCGCGATCGCGCACTCCGAACACGACTGGCGCTGCCCGATCGAACAGGCGCAGCGGATGTTCGTCGCGGTCAAGAAGGCCGGGTGCGAGACCGAGATGCTGCTCTTCCCCGGCGAGGGCCACGAGTTGACCCGCTCGGGACGTCCCCGTCACCGTGTCCAGCGGTTCGACGCCGTGCTGGAGTGGTGGCAGCGGCACCTGCCGGTCAGTTGA
- a CDS encoding TerC family protein produces MSVPVWVWIATVAGLLVLIVADLVIVDRKPHAVTTGEAARWVIFYVSCAVLFGIGVWVLGGHDPGVEFFTGYITEYSLSVDNLFIFMVIMASFRVPVIHQHRVLLIGILLALAMRAAFIVVGAALIAEFVWIFFIFGAFLIWTAINTAREKDEDEEYTENALTRLVRKLFRVTPDYVGHKMLVKQDGKRHLTPMFVVIVAIGSADLLFAVDSIPAIFGITQNAYLVFTANAFALMGLRQLYFLLGGLVSKLVYLSYGLAVILGFIGVKLILHALHEYHVTPEWLNINNWTSLGVIVAVLTITTIASLVKAKRDPEAVGKLDPQEETTADEEREPSREG; encoded by the coding sequence ATGAGCGTGCCCGTGTGGGTGTGGATTGCCACGGTGGCGGGGCTACTCGTCCTCATCGTGGCGGACCTGGTGATCGTCGACCGCAAACCCCACGCGGTCACCACCGGTGAGGCCGCGCGCTGGGTGATCTTCTACGTCTCCTGCGCCGTGCTCTTCGGCATCGGGGTGTGGGTCCTGGGCGGACACGATCCGGGCGTCGAGTTCTTCACCGGCTACATCACCGAGTACTCGTTGTCGGTCGACAACCTGTTCATCTTCATGGTGATCATGGCCTCGTTCCGGGTGCCGGTGATCCACCAGCACCGGGTGTTGTTGATCGGAATCCTCCTGGCGCTGGCGATGCGGGCCGCGTTCATCGTCGTCGGCGCCGCGCTGATCGCAGAATTCGTGTGGATTTTCTTCATCTTCGGCGCCTTCCTCATCTGGACCGCGATCAACACGGCCAGGGAGAAGGACGAGGACGAGGAGTACACCGAGAACGCGCTGACGCGCTTGGTCCGCAAGCTCTTCCGGGTGACGCCGGACTACGTCGGCCACAAAATGCTCGTCAAACAGGACGGCAAGCGACACCTCACCCCGATGTTCGTGGTGATCGTCGCCATCGGCAGCGCCGACCTGCTCTTCGCCGTCGACTCCATCCCGGCGATCTTCGGGATCACGCAGAACGCCTACCTCGTCTTCACGGCGAACGCGTTCGCGCTCATGGGGCTGCGCCAGTTGTACTTCCTGCTGGGCGGCCTGGTGTCCAAGCTGGTCTACCTGTCGTACGGCCTCGCGGTCATCCTCGGCTTCATCGGGGTGAAGCTCATCCTGCACGCCCTGCACGAGTACCACGTCACGCCCGAGTGGCTGAACATCAACAACTGGACCTCCCTCGGGGTGATCGTGGCGGTGCTGACCATCACCACGATCGCGAGCCTCGTGAAGGCCAAGCGCGACCCGGAGGCCGTCGGCAAGCTCGATCCGCAGGAGGAGACGACCGCGGACGAGGAGCGGGAACCCTCGCGGGAGGGTTGA